The Neomonachus schauinslandi chromosome 4, ASM220157v2, whole genome shotgun sequence genome includes a region encoding these proteins:
- the LOC110571813 gene encoding transcription initiation factor IIA subunit 2-like produces MAYQLYRNTTLGNSLQDSLDGLIQSQQITPQLALQVLLQFDKAINSALEQRVRNRVNFRGSLNTYRFCDNVWTFVLNDVEFREVKELIQVDKVKIVACDGKNTGSNTTE; encoded by the coding sequence ATGGCATATCAGTTATACAGAAAtaccactttgggaaacagtctcCAGGACAGCCTTGATGGGCTCATACAGTCTCAACAGATCACCCCCCAACTTGCCCTTCAAGTTCTACTTCAGTTTGATAAAGCTATAAATTCAGCATTGGAGCAGAGGGTCAGGAACAGAGTCAATTTCAGGGGCTCTCTAAATACATACAGATTCTGCGATAATGTGTGGACTTTTGTACTGAATGATGTTGAATTCAGAGAGGTGAAAGAACTTATTCAAGTGGATAAAGTGAAAATTGTAGCCTGTGATGGTAAAAATACTGGCTCCAATACTAcagaatga